GCAAAAGAATAGTAATTGAACCAGTAGAACCTAGACCATCAATAATTATTGTAGGATCAGGAATTATAGCCAAACAACTAGCTAAAATCGGATTAGCCTTAGGTTATTATATAGGAGTAATAGGAAATGGAGATGTAAAAGAAGAAGATTTTAATGGAGTTCACGCAATTTCAAATAGTTTAGAAATTCTAAACGAAATGATAACAGAAGATTCCATAGTAATAGTAGCTAATGAAGGAGGTAAACCATACGATATTGACGCGTTATATATTGCATTTAATAAAAAAGCTAAATTTATAGGACTTATGGCTAGTCAAAAGAGAGCTGCATTAATGATTTCTTTACTAATTAAAAGAGGAATTAGCTTGGAAGAAATAAAATCTAGATTTTACTCTCCTTTAGGGTTAGATATAGGCTCAAAAACTGCTGAAGAAGTTGCATTAAGCATTTTATCAGAAGTCGTATCATTCATTAGAGGTGGAACTGGAAAACATTTAAGAGAGGTTAAGAATCCTTATTTACTTTTGGATGATGCAATGGCAGGAAAGATTGAAGATAAATGTATGTTTGTCCCAAAAAGTCTATCAGACTGATTCTACATCTTTTTTCCATTTTCTCCAATCTCCGAATTTCTTATCATATTCGGGACATCCTCTCCTCCAATTCATTCCATTAATCCAGTTTACATTTACGAATATATCGTAAAATTTCTTCTCTTTCATTTCTGGATTCACCTTAACGTACTGCTCTATCTTACGTACGAAATCTAACATCTCTTTTTCTGAATCAAAATAAAATATTATTACTCCATAGGATAGAAGGCTTAGCGGAAATGAGAAGATACCGTATTTGCCTGCAACATTTTTTATTATATCTAGATTTAAAAACTCTTCTAAAGATATTTTAAGGTTTTTTATTGGAATTCCTAGCTTATAACAGTGTAATGAATTAACATGTTGAATTCCTTTTTGATAGTTTAACCAGCATTCTTCACATTTTCCCCAATCTTTTCCAATAGGTTTCCAATTGAGCATTCAATATACCTCCTCTAGAAACTGGGTTGCAATTTTTTCGTCTATTTTTATAGGATTTCCGCTATTATTTGTGAACTGAATAAATATATCTATATATTTCAATGCTTCTTCAAAAATAGTATATTCTGATAAACGTTTAATAATATTGAGGGATTTCAGAAAATTATAAATAAACTGATATAATGGCTCATCGTTTTCTATAGCTTTTATTTTTTGTTTAGATGCTTGATAATTTATTTTGATTGCTTCTGGAAGTGATATACAAGAAGTTATGCCATGAGGAATGTTAAATCTAGGACCATAAACATAACCAAACATATGACTCATTCCCATTTTTACGTATCTCATAGTAAGAGAAGATAACCATTCTCCTATTTGACAATCTAATCTAGCTTG
This genomic window from Acidianus manzaensis contains:
- a CDS encoding XdhC family protein, with amino-acid sequence MSSCEIFPLISKLSAEGKRFVIVSIFEGNKLERTIVDENGVLLGSLNPEILSLALKALESGQVITKEINSKRIVIEPVEPRPSIIIVGSGIIAKQLAKIGLALGYYIGVIGNGDVKEEDFNGVHAISNSLEILNEMITEDSIVIVANEGGKPYDIDALYIAFNKKAKFIGLMASQKRAALMISLLIKRGISLEEIKSRFYSPLGLDIGSKTAEEVALSILSEVVSFIRGGTGKHLREVKNPYLLLDDAMAGKIEDKCMFVPKSLSD